From the genome of Pseudoxanthomonas sp., one region includes:
- the xth gene encoding exodeoxyribonuclease III, producing MKIASWNVNSLNVRLPHLTQWLGAFAPDIVGLQETKLEDHRFPDTALAELGYRSVFAGQKTYNGVALLARGPIGDVQVGIPGFEDEQKRVIAATVGDVRIVNLYVVNGQDVGTDKYAYKLRWLDAVHDWIAAELQVHPKLVVMGDFNIAPDDRDVFDPKVWNDDHILTSTAERAALQRLYALGLHDAFRLHSDEANVYSWWDYRMGGLRRNLGLRIDLTLVSDALRGSAVESGIDREPRTWERPSDHAPAWVRLGG from the coding sequence ATGAAGATCGCCAGCTGGAACGTCAATTCGCTCAACGTGCGCCTGCCGCACCTCACCCAGTGGCTGGGCGCGTTCGCGCCGGACATCGTGGGCCTGCAGGAAACCAAGCTGGAGGATCACCGCTTTCCCGACACTGCGCTGGCGGAGCTGGGCTACCGCAGCGTGTTCGCCGGGCAGAAGACCTACAACGGCGTGGCGCTGCTGGCGCGCGGGCCCATCGGCGACGTGCAGGTGGGCATTCCCGGCTTCGAGGACGAGCAGAAGCGGGTGATCGCCGCGACCGTGGGCGACGTCCGCATCGTCAACCTCTACGTGGTCAACGGGCAGGACGTGGGCACGGACAAATACGCCTACAAGCTGCGCTGGCTGGACGCGGTGCACGACTGGATCGCCGCCGAACTGCAGGTGCATCCCAAGCTGGTGGTGATGGGCGACTTCAACATCGCGCCGGACGACCGCGACGTGTTCGATCCGAAGGTGTGGAACGACGACCACATCCTCACGTCCACCGCCGAACGCGCGGCGCTGCAGCGGCTGTATGCGCTGGGCCTGCATGACGCCTTCCGCCTGCACAGCGACGAGGCCAACGTCTACAGCTGGTGGGACTACCGGATGGGCGGCCTGCGCCGCAACCTGGGCCTGCGCATCGACCTGACCCTGGTGTCGGATGCGCTGCGCGGAAGCGCGGTGGAATCCGGCATCGACCGCGAGCCGCGCACCTGGGAACGCCCGAGCGACCACGCCCCGGCATGGGTCCGCCTGGGCGGCTGA
- a CDS encoding MFS transporter: MSTTTIPAKATRREWIGLAIIALPCMVYAMDLTVLNLALPAISAELDPTASQLLWIVDVYGFLVAGFLITMGTLGDRIGRRKLLLIGAAAFAVASVLAAFSRSAEMLIAMRALLGVAGATLAPSTMSLIRNMFHDEHERQFAIGVWIAAFSVGGAIGPLVGGLLLQWWWWGAAFLAAVPVMVLLLVLGPKLLPEYRDPDAGRLDPTSMAQSLFAVLAVVYGLKRIAEYGMDARGIAVFVSGIVLGVLFVRRQKHLAYPFLDVTLFQRPAFSAAIVAYALAGLSMMGMYIFMTQYLQLVLGLTPLQAGIATVPWSLCFTVGSLLAPRLARHWGARRVMVRGLLLAAAGFAITALVVPPYGLWILIAGMLAMSLGMAPVFTVGNELIITTAPPERAGAASALAETSAELSGALGIAVLGSLGMLAYRLWLDPALPATLGDADATRALSTLGGAVTVAGELGGATGARVVDTARTAFTDAMRAIAVFGMAMMLLAAWMAARLMRDGEGAAHSMAVADDTPGA; encoded by the coding sequence ATGTCGACCACCACTATCCCCGCCAAAGCCACCCGTCGCGAATGGATCGGGCTGGCGATCATCGCCCTGCCCTGCATGGTCTATGCGATGGACCTGACCGTGCTGAACCTGGCGCTGCCGGCGATCAGCGCCGAACTCGATCCCACTGCCAGCCAGTTGTTGTGGATCGTCGACGTGTACGGCTTCCTCGTCGCCGGCTTCCTGATCACCATGGGCACGCTGGGCGACCGCATCGGCCGGCGCAAGCTGTTGCTGATCGGCGCGGCGGCGTTCGCGGTGGCGTCGGTGCTGGCGGCGTTCTCGCGCAGCGCGGAGATGCTGATCGCGATGCGTGCCCTGCTCGGCGTGGCAGGCGCGACGCTGGCACCGTCGACGATGTCGCTGATCCGCAACATGTTCCATGACGAACACGAGCGGCAGTTCGCCATCGGCGTTTGGATCGCCGCGTTCTCGGTCGGCGGCGCCATCGGGCCGCTGGTCGGCGGCCTGCTGCTGCAATGGTGGTGGTGGGGCGCCGCGTTCCTGGCGGCGGTCCCGGTGATGGTGCTGCTGCTGGTGCTGGGACCGAAGCTGCTGCCGGAGTACCGCGATCCCGACGCCGGCAGGCTCGACCCCACCAGCATGGCGCAGTCGCTGTTCGCCGTGCTGGCCGTGGTCTACGGACTCAAGCGCATCGCCGAGTACGGCATGGATGCGCGCGGCATCGCCGTGTTCGTGTCCGGCATCGTGCTGGGCGTGCTGTTCGTGCGCCGGCAGAAGCACCTGGCCTACCCGTTCCTGGACGTGACCCTGTTCCAGCGGCCGGCGTTCTCCGCCGCCATCGTCGCCTACGCGCTGGCCGGCCTGTCGATGATGGGCATGTACATCTTCATGACCCAGTACCTGCAACTGGTACTGGGACTGACGCCCTTGCAGGCCGGCATCGCCACGGTGCCGTGGTCGCTCTGCTTCACCGTCGGCTCGCTGCTGGCGCCCAGGCTGGCGCGGCACTGGGGCGCGCGGCGGGTGATGGTGCGCGGCCTGTTGCTGGCCGCGGCGGGCTTCGCCATCACCGCGCTGGTGGTGCCGCCCTACGGGCTGTGGATCCTGATCGCCGGCATGCTGGCGATGAGCCTGGGCATGGCGCCGGTGTTCACGGTGGGCAACGAGCTGATCATCACCACCGCGCCGCCGGAGCGCGCGGGCGCGGCGTCCGCGTTGGCGGAAACCAGCGCCGAACTGAGCGGCGCGCTCGGCATCGCGGTGCTGGGCAGCCTGGGCATGCTGGCCTACCGCTTGTGGCTGGATCCCGCGCTACCGGCGACGCTGGGCGATGCCGACGCGACGCGCGCGCTGTCGACGCTGGGCGGCGCGGTGACCGTGGCCGGCGAACTCGGCGGCGCGACCGGCGCGCGCGTCGTCGATACCGCGCGCACCGCGTTCACCGATGCCATGCGCGCCATCGCCGTGTTCGGCATGGCGATGATGCTGCTGGCCGCATGGATGGCGGCGCGGCTGATGCGCGACGGCGAAGGCGCCGCCCACAGCATGGCCGTGGCCGACGACACCCCGGGCGCGTGA
- a CDS encoding coniferyl aldehyde dehydrogenase encodes MTTFPHAATTAANAAITAANAAITAASAETATGSRPTAPAPDSETPVADLAPTLHRLRQAWQLRKPDYAQRRDDLQRLREVLKRRLPEVADTIAADFGHRSRHESLIADGMTVLNEIDHLASHLRRWMKPKRVGVGWRFWPARAEVRQAPVGVVGVIAPWNYPVNLALIPLATAIAAGNHVYLKPSEHTPRTTAFLRSLLAEVFPPDRVSVAAGGADVAGAFAALPFDHLVFTGSTAVGRKVMAAAAPNLTPLTLELGGKSPAIVCDDFPVEQAAARLATGKWFNGGQTCIAPDYVLLIGRSRRDALVQALREQVAARYGDLSDAGDFTRIINDGQFARLESYLDDARERGHDVITLAPTHDRAQRLFAPTLVIEPGDDAKVMQDEIFGPILPIRSVDSLDQALAYVNAHDRPLALYPFSHDRARVEKILGTTLAGGITVNDTVLHFGINALPFGGIGPSGMGAYHGRAGFDAMSKALPVLWQPRRAGSDLLKPPYSKVARFIDFIIR; translated from the coding sequence ATGACGACCTTTCCGCACGCCGCCACCACCGCCGCCAACGCGGCCATCACCGCCGCCAACGCCGCGATCACGGCGGCCTCGGCGGAGACCGCCACCGGTTCGCGACCCACCGCGCCCGCGCCGGACAGCGAGACGCCGGTGGCCGATCTTGCCCCGACCCTGCACCGTCTGCGCCAGGCCTGGCAGTTGCGCAAGCCCGACTACGCCCAGCGTCGCGACGACCTGCAGCGGCTGCGCGAGGTGCTGAAGCGCCGGCTGCCGGAGGTGGCCGACACCATCGCCGCCGACTTCGGCCACCGCTCGCGACACGAATCGCTGATCGCCGACGGCATGACCGTGCTCAACGAGATCGACCACCTGGCCTCGCACCTGCGCCGCTGGATGAAGCCCAAGCGCGTCGGCGTGGGCTGGCGCTTCTGGCCCGCACGCGCCGAGGTCCGGCAGGCGCCGGTGGGCGTGGTCGGCGTGATCGCGCCGTGGAACTATCCGGTCAACCTGGCGCTGATCCCGCTGGCGACCGCCATCGCCGCCGGCAACCATGTCTACCTGAAGCCGTCGGAACACACGCCGCGCACCACCGCCTTCCTGCGCTCGCTGCTGGCGGAGGTGTTTCCACCCGACCGAGTGAGCGTCGCCGCCGGCGGTGCCGACGTGGCGGGCGCGTTCGCCGCGCTGCCGTTCGACCACCTGGTGTTCACCGGCTCCACCGCCGTCGGCCGCAAGGTGATGGCCGCCGCGGCGCCGAACCTGACGCCGCTGACGCTGGAACTGGGCGGCAAGTCGCCGGCCATCGTCTGCGACGATTTCCCGGTGGAACAGGCCGCCGCACGCCTGGCGACCGGCAAGTGGTTCAACGGCGGGCAGACCTGCATCGCACCGGACTACGTGCTGCTCATAGGCCGCAGCCGGCGCGACGCGCTGGTGCAGGCGCTGCGCGAGCAGGTCGCGGCGCGCTACGGCGACCTGTCCGACGCCGGCGACTTCACCCGCATCATCAACGACGGCCAGTTCGCGCGGCTGGAAAGCTATCTGGACGATGCGCGCGAACGCGGCCATGACGTGATCACACTGGCGCCCACGCACGACCGCGCGCAGCGGCTGTTCGCGCCGACCCTGGTGATCGAGCCCGGCGATGACGCGAAGGTGATGCAGGACGAGATCTTCGGTCCGATCCTGCCGATCCGCTCCGTCGATTCGCTGGACCAGGCCCTGGCCTACGTCAACGCGCACGACCGGCCGCTGGCGCTGTATCCCTTCAGCCACGACCGCGCGCGGGTGGAGAAGATCCTCGGCACCACGCTGGCCGGCGGCATCACCGTCAACGACACCGTGCTGCACTTCGGCATCAACGCCCTGCCCTTCGGCGGCATCGGCCCCAGCGGCATGGGCGCCTACCATGGCCGTGCCGGCTTCGATGCGATGAGCAAGGCACTGCCGGTGCTGTGGCAGCCGCGGCGCGCGGGCAGCGACCTGCTGAAGCCGCCGTACTCGAAGGTCGCGCGCTTCATCGACTTCATCATCCGCTAG
- a CDS encoding gamma carbonic anhydrase family protein codes for MDPNLTALRPYLDRFPVLGPRVYVDPAATVIGDVELAEDVSVWPGTILRGDVNYIRVGARTNVQDGTIVHVSHHSPYNKAGYPTLIGADVTIGHGTIIHACTIEDLCLIGMGACILDGATVKKYGFLGAGAVLGPGKVVGEAELWLGNPARLVRMLSEREIESLHYSAGHYVRLKDRYLSPTPPVA; via the coding sequence ATGGATCCGAATCTGACCGCGCTGCGCCCCTACCTTGACCGCTTTCCCGTCCTGGGGCCGCGCGTCTATGTCGACCCGGCCGCGACGGTCATCGGCGACGTGGAACTGGCCGAAGACGTGTCCGTCTGGCCGGGCACCATCCTGCGCGGCGACGTCAACTACATCCGCGTCGGCGCGCGCACCAACGTGCAGGACGGCACCATCGTCCACGTCAGCCATCACAGCCCGTACAACAAGGCCGGCTACCCGACGCTGATCGGTGCCGACGTCACCATCGGCCACGGCACCATCATCCATGCCTGCACCATCGAGGACCTCTGCCTGATCGGCATGGGCGCCTGCATCCTCGACGGCGCGACGGTGAAGAAGTACGGCTTCCTGGGTGCCGGCGCGGTGCTGGGCCCGGGCAAGGTGGTCGGCGAGGCCGAGCTGTGGCTGGGCAATCCGGCCCGCCTGGTACGCATGCTCAGCGAACGCGAAATCGAAAGCCTGCATTACTCGGCCGGCCACTACGTCAGGCTGAAGGACCGTTACCTCTCGCCCACGCCGCCTGTCGCATGA
- a CDS encoding VOC family protein — translation MDWKPEGYTSVAPYLVVDGAQRTIDFLVAVFGAEPLRLHPMGERLGHAEVRIDDTVLMLADGMDGWPPVPSHVHLYVPDVDAAWTRALAAGGEPVQAPEEKGDGDRRGGVRDAGGTTWWISTQVR, via the coding sequence ATGGACTGGAAACCGGAGGGCTACACCTCGGTGGCCCCGTATCTCGTGGTCGACGGCGCGCAGCGCACGATCGACTTCCTCGTCGCCGTGTTCGGTGCCGAACCGTTGCGCCTGCATCCGATGGGCGAGCGGCTGGGCCATGCCGAAGTGCGCATCGACGACACCGTGCTGATGCTCGCCGACGGCATGGACGGCTGGCCGCCGGTGCCGTCGCACGTGCATCTCTACGTGCCCGACGTCGATGCCGCGTGGACGCGCGCGCTGGCGGCCGGCGGCGAACCGGTGCAGGCGCCGGAAGAAAAGGGCGACGGCGACCGCCGTGGCGGTGTCCGCGATGCCGGCGGCACCACCTGGTGGATCTCCACGCAGGTGCGGTGA
- a CDS encoding YkgJ family cysteine cluster protein, producing MDTSFSCRPGCAACCTAPSITSPIPGMPRGKPVGVPCVQLDDALRCRLFGAPERPAFCRTLKPGPDMCGASRAEAMALLAALEQATAP from the coding sequence GTGGACACTTCCTTCTCCTGCCGCCCCGGCTGCGCCGCCTGCTGCACCGCGCCGTCGATCACCTCGCCGATCCCCGGCATGCCGCGGGGCAAGCCGGTGGGCGTGCCCTGCGTGCAACTGGACGACGCCTTGCGCTGCCGGCTGTTCGGCGCGCCGGAACGCCCCGCCTTCTGCCGCACGCTGAAACCCGGGCCCGACATGTGCGGCGCCAGCCGCGCCGAGGCGATGGCCCTGCTGGCCGCGCTGGAACAGGCGACGGCGCCATGA
- a CDS encoding RDD family protein, translating to MLDTYREVVTPEGVGLHLPAAGPVPRALAWGIDLAIRLGIVLVMAMLLALLGKVGQGLHLIVMFLVFWAYPIVLESVWRGQTPGKKALGLRVVAIDGAPVGWLAAITRNLLRTVDMLPFGYAAGLVACLADAHSRRLGDMVAGTLVVHAGRERDHAPAPVNTVFVPPAQLLPEEQGAVVAFAERAPQLTPSRQEELANLAQPITAAQGQAGVQRLYGMANWLLGRR from the coding sequence ATGCTGGATACCTATCGCGAAGTCGTCACGCCGGAGGGCGTGGGCCTGCACCTGCCGGCGGCGGGTCCGGTGCCGCGTGCGCTGGCGTGGGGCATCGACCTGGCCATCCGGCTGGGCATCGTGCTGGTGATGGCCATGCTGCTGGCCCTGCTGGGCAAGGTGGGCCAGGGCCTGCACCTGATCGTGATGTTCCTGGTGTTCTGGGCGTATCCGATCGTGCTGGAGTCGGTCTGGCGCGGACAGACGCCGGGCAAGAAGGCGCTGGGGCTGCGTGTGGTGGCGATCGACGGCGCGCCGGTCGGCTGGCTGGCGGCGATCACCCGCAACCTGTTGCGGACCGTCGACATGCTGCCGTTCGGTTATGCCGCGGGGCTGGTCGCCTGCCTGGCCGACGCGCATTCGCGCCGCCTCGGCGACATGGTCGCCGGCACGCTGGTCGTGCATGCCGGACGCGAGCGCGACCACGCGCCGGCGCCGGTCAACACGGTGTTCGTTCCGCCGGCGCAGTTGTTGCCGGAGGAACAGGGTGCGGTCGTCGCCTTCGCCGAGCGCGCGCCGCAGCTGACGCCGTCGCGCCAGGAAGAACTGGCCAACCTCGCCCAGCCGATCACCGCCGCGCAGGGGCAGGCCGGCGTGCAGCGGCTGTACGGCATGGCCAACTGGCTGCTGGGCCGGCGATGA
- a CDS encoding stage II sporulation protein M — MRQEQFVARHQAEWLAFESWLHARGDSARRARREHNQGELTDEDVPARYRRICQHLALARRRGYSPVVVDRLQALMQAGHGVLYRTPPPRWQRAARFLLADFPRLVRSEAGCMWVAAVVFVVPLVLMFVLLQVRPELVYSLASPEQVAMYERMYDPSDPSHALGRESGTDWQMFGHYIWNNIGIGLRTFAGGLLAGVGALFVLVVNGIGIGTVFGHLQQIGYGDPLWRFVCGHAPFELTAIVLAGGAGLRLGLSLVAPGRHRRIDALAIAGAKGARLCLGVAFMLLVAAFIEAFWSSTQSIPAAVKYSVSGVLWTLVALWLGFGGRGVADED, encoded by the coding sequence ATGAGGCAGGAACAGTTCGTCGCGCGCCACCAGGCCGAATGGCTCGCCTTCGAGTCGTGGCTGCACGCGCGCGGCGACAGCGCGCGGCGCGCACGGCGCGAGCACAACCAGGGCGAGCTGACCGACGAGGACGTGCCGGCGCGCTACCGCCGCATCTGCCAGCACCTGGCGCTGGCGCGCCGGCGCGGCTACAGCCCGGTGGTCGTCGATCGGCTGCAGGCGCTGATGCAGGCAGGCCACGGCGTGCTGTACCGCACGCCGCCGCCGCGCTGGCAGCGGGCGGCGCGCTTCCTGCTGGCGGACTTTCCGCGGCTGGTGCGCAGCGAGGCCGGCTGCATGTGGGTGGCGGCGGTGGTGTTCGTGGTCCCGCTGGTGCTGATGTTCGTGCTGCTGCAGGTCCGCCCGGAGCTGGTGTACAGCCTCGCCTCGCCCGAACAGGTGGCGATGTACGAGCGCATGTACGACCCCAGCGATCCCAGCCATGCGCTGGGCCGCGAAAGCGGCACCGACTGGCAGATGTTCGGCCACTACATCTGGAACAACATCGGCATCGGCCTGCGCACGTTCGCCGGCGGACTGCTGGCCGGCGTGGGCGCGCTGTTCGTGCTGGTGGTCAACGGCATCGGCATCGGCACGGTGTTCGGCCACCTGCAGCAGATCGGCTACGGCGATCCGCTGTGGCGGTTCGTGTGCGGGCATGCGCCGTTCGAGCTGACCGCCATCGTGCTGGCCGGCGGCGCCGGCCTGCGGCTGGGCCTGAGCCTGGTGGCGCCCGGCCGGCACCGACGCATCGACGCGCTGGCGATCGCCGGTGCCAAGGGCGCGCGGCTGTGCCTGGGCGTCGCCTTCATGTTGCTGGTCGCCGCCTTCATCGAAGCCTTCTGGTCCTCGACCCAGTCCATTCCGGCGGCGGTGAAGTACAGCGTGTCCGGCGTGCTGTGGACGCTGGTGGCGCTGTGGCTGGGCTTCGGCGGACGCGGGGTGGCCGATGAGGATTGA
- a CDS encoding DUF4129 domain-containing protein yields MRIEQLTVRLRARSDWEAVELGMALVRQHAGAIWKPWLWFTLPVFALLNLAAWSIDRMWVAALLMWWLKPAFDRIPLYVISRAVFGSVPGTRETLHAQAHWGLRTLPHLLTWRRFSPVRSLYMPIDLLEGVQGERLRQRRRVLGGQAYGTAILLTWICLLFQGVLVLGGIVAVVMYLPRDVLPDSVQAAFEIAAIAWPAWFELAWNALAWAAISVIEPFYVGAGFGLYLNRRTQIEAWDLEIVFRKLRARLAAAVPLVLAAVLWAGAGTADAQERHGAPPVAPAPVETTEAEKPTPPTLPRVFGDQRVDDRSFREAADRAYRDPLLGRQHVQSGWERRTPEEKEQDEEAQDSDHALLAGIGTVLAFIGEWGLWLVAGALLVVLLASVRYWWPWMRGLARAPVADPGAPQTEALVLPDVLPEDIATAARRLWREGRPRHALALLYRASVDSMSRRADLVLPPGATEAECLRASRRMPLAEDRQVFARIVRTWQYAAYAERLPGDDEFDALVGELQQRYGWAA; encoded by the coding sequence ATGAGGATTGAACAGTTGACCGTGCGCCTGCGCGCGCGCTCGGACTGGGAAGCCGTCGAGCTGGGCATGGCGCTGGTGCGCCAGCATGCGGGCGCCATCTGGAAGCCGTGGCTGTGGTTCACCCTGCCGGTGTTCGCGCTGCTCAACCTGGCTGCGTGGTCGATCGACCGGATGTGGGTCGCGGCGCTGCTGATGTGGTGGCTGAAGCCGGCGTTCGACCGCATCCCGCTGTACGTCATCTCGCGCGCGGTGTTCGGCAGCGTGCCGGGCACGCGCGAGACGCTGCACGCGCAGGCGCACTGGGGCCTGCGCACCCTGCCGCACCTGCTCACGTGGCGCCGCTTCAGTCCGGTGCGCTCGCTGTACATGCCCATCGACCTGCTGGAAGGCGTGCAGGGCGAGCGCCTGCGCCAGCGTCGTCGCGTGCTCGGCGGGCAGGCCTACGGCACGGCGATCCTGCTGACCTGGATCTGCCTGCTGTTCCAGGGCGTGCTGGTGCTGGGCGGCATCGTGGCGGTGGTCATGTACCTGCCACGGGACGTACTGCCCGACAGCGTGCAGGCGGCCTTCGAGATTGCCGCCATCGCGTGGCCCGCCTGGTTCGAGCTGGCCTGGAATGCGCTGGCCTGGGCGGCGATCAGCGTGATCGAGCCGTTCTATGTCGGTGCCGGCTTCGGCCTGTATCTCAACCGGCGCACGCAGATCGAGGCCTGGGACCTGGAGATCGTGTTCCGCAAACTGCGCGCCCGTCTGGCCGCCGCCGTACCGTTGGTGCTGGCGGCGGTGCTGTGGGCCGGTGCGGGCACGGCCGATGCGCAGGAGCGCCACGGCGCGCCGCCGGTGGCACCGGCGCCTGTGGAGACGACGGAAGCAGAGAAGCCGACGCCGCCGACCCTGCCGCGGGTGTTCGGCGACCAGCGCGTGGACGATCGTTCCTTCCGCGAGGCCGCCGACCGCGCGTACCGCGATCCCCTGCTCGGACGACAGCACGTGCAGTCCGGCTGGGAGCGACGCACGCCGGAGGAGAAGGAACAGGACGAGGAGGCACAGGACAGCGACCATGCCCTGCTGGCCGGCATCGGTACGGTGCTGGCCTTCATCGGCGAATGGGGCCTGTGGCTGGTAGCCGGCGCACTGCTGGTGGTGCTGCTGGCGAGCGTGCGCTACTGGTGGCCGTGGATGCGTGGCCTGGCCCGCGCACCGGTGGCCGACCCGGGGGCGCCGCAGACCGAAGCGCTGGTGCTGCCCGACGTCCTGCCCGAGGACATCGCCACCGCCGCGCGCCGGTTGTGGCGCGAGGGCCGTCCCCGCCACGCCCTGGCCCTGCTCTATCGCGCCAGCGTGGACAGCATGAGCCGGCGCGCCGACCTGGTGCTGCCGCCGGGTGCGACCGAAGCCGAATGCCTGCGCGCGTCCCGGCGCATGCCGCTGGCGGAGGACCGCCAGGTCTTCGCGCGCATCGTCCGCACATGGCAGTACGCCGCCTATGCGGAACGGCTGCCCGGCGATGACGAGTTCGACGCACTGGTCGGCGAACTGCAGCAGCGCTACGGGTGGGCGGCATGA
- a CDS encoding DUF4350 domain-containing protein — MTSARRNGRLVGAALIVGVVLLVLVGLWFRHSFHRVEKTLYLPPSGEAAYNPLYALARTLDADGVKVDARQRLMLDDHPLAPGDTLLLFNDPRALSPPEAERLLAWVEEGGHLLIRTPVYSPGEDTSGPNAPQSAMLDLLSAWLVDEVPSCEDFQVEGEDHHVEFCRGRRFAFDGVVPELAWGDLQNGYVYARIAVGKGHADVLADFDFLANTATRGPLQEALDAPPDGGLRDGPHRALARQVLAPNYRQGTMHLVYAAEMPSLWRTLFLRGWMVWAPLLLALAAWLWMRMQRFGPPVPSPAGERRSLLEHVRASGEHLYRYGRGVMLYSAVRAAFLARLRRRDPVAAALTGEPQVAAIAERTGQPAERIRTALNVPASHDRQAFRDRIALLIQLRNRL; from the coding sequence ATGACGTCCGCGCGCCGCAACGGCCGGCTGGTGGGTGCGGCCCTGATCGTGGGGGTGGTGCTGCTGGTGCTGGTGGGCCTGTGGTTCCGGCACAGTTTCCACCGTGTCGAGAAGACGCTGTACCTGCCGCCCTCCGGCGAGGCCGCCTACAACCCGCTGTATGCGCTGGCCAGGACGCTGGACGCCGACGGAGTGAAGGTCGACGCACGCCAGCGCCTGATGCTGGACGACCACCCGCTCGCGCCCGGCGACACGCTGCTGCTGTTCAACGATCCGCGCGCGCTGTCGCCGCCCGAGGCCGAGCGGCTGCTGGCGTGGGTGGAGGAGGGCGGCCACCTGCTGATCCGCACGCCGGTGTACTCGCCCGGCGAGGACACCTCCGGTCCCAACGCGCCGCAGTCGGCGATGCTGGACCTGCTGTCGGCCTGGCTGGTGGACGAGGTGCCGTCGTGCGAGGACTTCCAGGTGGAAGGCGAGGACCATCACGTCGAGTTCTGCCGTGGCCGGCGCTTCGCCTTCGACGGCGTGGTGCCGGAACTGGCGTGGGGCGATCTGCAGAACGGTTACGTGTACGCCCGCATCGCCGTGGGCAAGGGCCATGCCGACGTGCTGGCCGACTTCGATTTCCTCGCCAACACCGCCACGCGCGGTCCGCTGCAGGAGGCGCTCGACGCACCGCCGGACGGCGGCCTGCGCGACGGTCCGCACCGTGCCCTGGCGCGGCAGGTGCTGGCGCCCAACTACCGCCAGGGCACCATGCACCTGGTCTACGCGGCCGAAATGCCGTCGCTGTGGCGCACGCTGTTCCTGCGTGGCTGGATGGTGTGGGCGCCGCTGCTGCTGGCGCTGGCCGCATGGCTGTGGATGCGCATGCAGCGGTTCGGGCCGCCGGTGCCGTCGCCGGCGGGCGAGCGCCGTTCGCTGCTCGAACACGTGCGCGCCAGCGGCGAACATCTCTATCGCTACGGCCGTGGCGTGATGCTGTATTCGGCGGTGCGCGCGGCCTTCCTCGCGCGGCTGCGCCGCCGCGATCCGGTCGCCGCCGCGCTCACCGGCGAGCCGCAGGTGGCCGCCATCGCCGAACGCACCGGCCAGCCGGCCGAACGCATCCGCACCGCCCTCAACGTTCCTGCCTCGCACGACCGGCAGGCCTTCCGCGACCGCATCGCCCTGCTGATCCAACTGAGAAACCGCCTATGA
- a CDS encoding AAA family ATPase, translating into MNDETAAAPPALPPMPRNALSDRVEAVREEVSKSFIGQPDVLDQILIALLAGGHVLIEGVPGLGKTLLVRALAQALELTYARVQFTPDLMPSDVSGHAVYDPKTESFQIRRGPVFTHILLADEINRAPAKTQSALLEVMQEGQVTIEGTSFPLSPPFITLATQNPVEQEGTYPLPEAQLDRFLLKVLIDYPSVEDEKRMVDAITTGRTAADFDLSQVRRVLGAADIAAMQRETAAVRVDPEVIDYAVRIVAATRKWPGIALGAGPRGSIALVRAARAQAVLQGRDFVTPDDVRDIARPALRHRITLAPELQIEGQSPDDALRALLAKVDAPRK; encoded by the coding sequence ATGAACGACGAGACTGCCGCCGCGCCGCCTGCGCTGCCGCCGATGCCGCGCAACGCCCTGTCCGACCGCGTCGAGGCGGTCCGCGAGGAAGTGTCGAAGTCCTTCATCGGCCAGCCCGACGTGCTGGACCAGATCCTCATCGCGCTGCTCGCCGGTGGCCACGTGCTGATCGAGGGCGTGCCCGGGCTGGGCAAGACGCTGCTGGTGCGCGCGCTGGCGCAGGCGCTGGAACTGACCTACGCGCGCGTGCAGTTCACCCCCGACCTGATGCCCAGCGACGTCAGCGGCCACGCCGTCTACGACCCGAAGACCGAGAGCTTCCAGATCCGTCGCGGCCCGGTGTTCACCCACATCCTGCTCGCCGACGAGATCAACCGCGCGCCGGCCAAGACCCAGTCCGCGCTGCTGGAAGTGATGCAGGAAGGGCAGGTGACCATCGAGGGCACCTCGTTCCCGCTGTCGCCGCCGTTCATCACCCTGGCCACGCAGAACCCGGTGGAACAGGAAGGCACGTATCCGCTGCCGGAAGCGCAGCTGGACCGCTTCCTGCTGAAGGTGCTGATCGACTACCCGTCGGTCGAGGACGAGAAGCGCATGGTCGACGCCATCACCACCGGCCGCACCGCCGCCGACTTCGACCTGTCGCAGGTCAGGCGCGTGCTCGGCGCCGCCGACATTGCCGCGATGCAGCGCGAGACCGCCGCCGTGCGCGTGGATCCGGAAGTGATCGACTACGCCGTGCGCATCGTCGCCGCCACCCGCAAGTGGCCGGGCATCGCGCTGGGCGCGGGGCCGCGCGGCAGCATCGCGCTGGTGCGCGCGGCGCGCGCGCAGGCGGTGCTGCAGGGCCGCGACTTCGTGACGCCCGACGACGTGCGGGACATCGCCCGTCCCGCCCTGCGCCACCGCATCACGCTGGCGCCCGAGCTGCAGATCGAAGGCCAGTCGCCGGACGACGCACTGCGCGCCCTGCTGGCGAAAGTGGACGCGCCGCGCAAATGA